The genomic interval TATTCTTCCAAATCAAAATCTTTTTGTAAACCGAGCCAGAATTTTGCTGAGTTACCAAAATATTTAGAAAGACGCAAAGCAGTATCTGCTGATATTCCTCTTTTGCCTTTTATAATTTCAGAAATCCTGGTCTGAGGAATAGCAATATCTTTCGAAAGTTTATATGCCGTTATTTCCAGTGGGAGTAAAAATTCTTCTTTTAGAATTTCTCCCGGATGAATATTTTTTAGCTTTCTCATAGTTAGTAAAAATAATCATGGATCTAATAACTTCCAACTAAACAATTTTTCTTATGAAATAAACTCCCTACTTTCTACCATACCTGTCAATACCATTCAAACTAAACTTCCCCATTAGTACTAATTGGATAAACTTGATTTAATTTTGAAAATATAATTTTTATATTTTATCGGATACAAATAGTTTATTATTAAAGAATAACTATTAATAAACTCCAAAACATCGTTCTTATTAAATCAATATTTTAGCATAGAACTTACGAGGGGGCGTAAGTTTCGCATATAGTTTTTTCAATAGTTTAATTGGTTCTGAATTTTAAAATTTTACTTTACTTTTAAATTTAATCTGCTTAATTTTCAACAATCCACTTCTATTTTTTCAATTAGATAATTTAAATTTGTTTATGGACACCAAATCATTATCTCTTTTCATCTTCCTCTTTCTTTTCGTTTCAGGTTCTTTCGCTCAGTTCACTCCCGAATGGACTGCAGCATTTTCAAGACCTGACGAATCTACAACTGACATTGTATTTTCTAAGATTGATAATGCCAGCAATGTGTACGTAGCATGTGATGCTTATTATCAGAATCAAGGCAGCGATTTCGTTCTGATAAAATACAATTCTGTGGGGACTGAACTATGGAAAGTTCATTATAATAATCCCTCCAATACTGATGATTTAGTGTATGCAATGGGCATGGATAATTCAGGTAATATTGTGATAACAGGAGACGGCGGTGAAGACATGCTGACAGTAAAATACAATCCGGATGGGATATTACAATGGGCAAATCTTTACAGAACTCCTTTAAGCTCACGAAGTATTTCAAATACAGTTTCATGTGATGATTCAGGAAATATTTTTATAGGCGGAACCAGCACTATCACTTCCGGCAATAACAGAGATATGGTCATTGTAAAATACAATTCATCCGGTATCCTTCAGTGGAGTAAAACATTTGACGGACCATGGCATAGCGCTGATCAAACAATGAAATTACTAACTGACAATTCCGGCAATGTTTATGTTTGCGGAAGTACGGTTGATTCAAACTGGAATTCAAATTTGACTTTATTAAAATATAATACCAACGGTGATTTACAATGGTCTGCAATATATCAAAATATTGAAAGCCCTGATAATGATGTAACGAATATGCTGATTGATAACAATGGGTATATCTTTGTTACAGGTTACAGTTTAGGCACGAACGGGGGTGCTCGTGGTATTATTTTAAAATACAATTCCCAGGGAGTTCTTCAATGGAAAGCCAGTCCCCCCTCAAATGTTTTGCCGAATTCTGTTTTTGATTTAGTAACCGACAATTCAGGAAATATTTATACTACAGGCGCTATCACAGCCGACGGAACAAATACACAATATTATACCGCTAAATATAATTCACAGGGAATTTTTCAATGGGGTAAATCATATTCAATGACCGATGGCCTGAATAAAGCATGGAAAATTTGCATAGATGCTTTATCAAATGTCTATGTTACAGGACTGAGTAAAGGGATAAATACTGAAACTGATTTTGCAACGATAAAATACTCTCCTTCAGGCGTTCAGCTCTGGGCTGCGAGATATAAAGGCGACAACACATCTAAAAGCTTCGGTTCAGCTATTAATTTAGATAATGCAGATAACGTTTATGTTTCAGGATTCAGTCAGGTCAGTGATATATATAATAAAGTAATCACTATTAAATATTCACAAACATCCGGAGTTGTAAACACATCTTCAAATGTTCCTTCACAATATTCACTGGGACAGAATTACCCTAACCCGTTCAACCCGAATACAAAAATAAATTTCTCGTTACCTAAAAGCTCTTTCGTTTCTCTGAAAGTTTTTGACTTATCAGGTAAAGAAGTTTCCGGTTTAATAAATGAAAACTTATCTGCAGGAACATATCAGGCAGATTTTAACGGAGCGAATCTGACCAGCGGAATTTATTTCTATACCCTGAAAACGGAAAATTTTTCAGAAACAAAAAAGATGATACTTATTAAATAATTATATTTAACCTGGCAGGATTTGAAACCTGTCAGGTTTTCAACACTCATTTTATACCTTTCCATTTTTTCTAATTATAAATACGTTACTTTGGTTCATTTAAACGGAGAAGCAAAATGAAACTATATAAACTCCTTATCTGTCCTCTCATTTTAGCAGTATCCCTCTCAATTGGCTGTAATAAAGAAAATGTAACTCAATCGGAAGTAACAACTAATGAAACAGTTGATTGCAGTTTTGCCTCACCGGAAACCGGGGCCCCGTTAAATCTTATTGCCCGTTCCTCAAGCTTAAATCATGTGGAACTGACATGGAGTTTGGCCAGAGTTACATCCAGTTACAAAATCTACAGGAATGATGTTCTCATAGGTTCAACTCAGGATGACAGCTATTTCGATTACTATGATTTTTCTCCCGAAACAAAATATACATATTATGTTTTCGTTGAAGCGACTTCAAAAAAAAGCAGGCTAATAACCTTAACAACCCATGCAGGTTATTTAAGTGAAACTACCCCCCAGGATAATTATACATTAACACTTGATGCAGACTGCTGGTTAAGTCTAGGAATAACTAAAGATGTCAATTTAGATTTAAGTAATTACTCAGCTTTGGAAATTTATAATTCCAGCGGATCGACAAAAATATATTCAACCTCCGGTCCTTCAATTGGAAACACTATAGGAGGCGGCGGCGGATTAAACATTAAAGCAGGCACTTATATAATCAGATTAAACAGAACTGCGGGAAAAGGTAATTTTAATTTAAAATGTTATACAATAGGAACTATTTACTCAGGAGATACCGAGCCAAATGATACAAAAGAAAATTCTATACTGGTTCAGACAAATACGATTGTAAACGGACATATAGGCTTTAACGGCGAAACTCCAAACTCACCTGATTTGGTAGATTTTTTCCGGATAGATATTCCGTCAAGTAAAAATTATGCATTCACAATCAACAAAAGCTCTGAAGTTAATTTTAATCAGGAAATGGACCTCGGTGTATCAATTCTTAAAAATGACGGATTAACACCTGTAACTGAATTTAATACAATTGGCACGAATAACATCACTAAACAAATATCTTTGACAACAGGAACATATTATATCAAAGTAACAAGAGGTTTTGCCTGGGGTGGTTATCAATTTAAAATGTGCTCCGGCGATTAATTTTTATATTAACTGATCAGACAGATTAGAATCTGTCAGATCAGTTTTTGCTTTTCTTTAAACTGCATATTTCTGCAACTCTAAATATCTTATCACTGTTGTAAAACTTTATGGTAAAAAACTTTTATATAATCGGACACAACCCGAATACAATCGAAGATGTAAATAAATACTTATCTAACGGCGCAAACGGCATTGAACCTGATATTTGCTATCATAAAGATAAACCCGAAAAGTTTTATGTGCATGAAGACATTGAACAGATTCCTGATTTTATTGAAGACATTTTCAGAAGCGAGTATCTGAGTCTAACACAATATCTAAATGAACTGAAACAATTATTGTTCGAGAAAAAATACGATTTAAAAATTATTACATTCGATTTAAAACCCGATTACAATTACGATATAAACGAATTATATAAAATTATAAGAGATAATTTTTCATTAGATTTTCCCGATGTTAAAATTATAACCACAGTCAGTAATCCAAACGGTATGGAATTTCTTGCTAAGTTAAACTCAACTAATCCCAATGAATTTGTCGGAGTCGATGAACATGCAGAGCCGGATGAAGTAAACGATTTTTTCAAAAGTAAAAATCTCAATCACTGCTTTGCAGCGGGCTCAAGTGTATTTTCTCCCGGCAGAGATAAATTTGTTGAAAGAATACAAAGAGCTTTGGAATTAAGAGATAACGGTGATTTTAAATTTGTACATGCGTGGTGCGTAAACGATGAAGACGATATGAAAGAATATCTTGACTTGGAAAAACCAATCGATGCAATCCTTACGGATGAACCTGATAAGTTAGTTTCGCTAATTAAGAGCAATGCTTATTCAGATAAGTTTAACTTGGATTTTTAATGTTACAGCCTATTTTAAAGAGTTATTTTTCGGACGGAAGGATACAGTATCAGGCGGTCTTGTTGTGAAGTAACTTGCATTTGCCTGAGTATCAAAGTTCCTCAGAATTTTATTTGTAGGGACTGAACAATAGTCGTCCAGATTTCCGAACGGAGCCATTTTCTGAACGCTCCATTTATAGCTTGCGCCTCTTCTAAGATTAAATCCGAATGCAGATAAATCGGGATAAGTAAAAGTGTCCGACGCATTGTAAATCCATACAGAGTACAGGAAGTTCCCTTCGATGTTAAAATTATAACAATAAACTCCAACTGAATTTGTATTACCCTTTACAAAAAATGTTGTTGTGGAATCCACATTTGTTCCGTTCAATGGAGGAGTTATCAAAGCTATTTCAGGAATTCCGTTAAATGTCACTATAGAGTTTTCAGGAGTGAATGCATTATTTGCAATGTAACTATCCGTTGTATATGGTGCATTTGTAGTAATATGCATTCTGTTATTTGCAAAAATCTTCGGCACTATAAAATCAAAATCTCCTCTGAAGTTATAATTATCGAGGAATAAATCAGAGTTCGTATTTCCGGCAAGACTAAAATATATTCTGTTATCCGATGATGAACTGAAATTAAAATTCTTTACTTCAACAACAGCTTCTTCGGGATTGGTTGTAAAATCGGTTCCCACAAAAGTTGTATTAATGATTCTCAATGTATCTATATAAACAGTTTTTTCGGCGTAAGCATCATAGGATGAAATAAGAAACGGTTGAAATAAATTCCTTTGGTAAACTAATAGCATCAGCTTACCCAGAATTGTCTGTTTATCTCCCTGCCAAGTTATTGGTACTCTTGCCTGAACTGAATCAGCAATTGAGTAATTATAACTGAAGTTTGTAATATCTTCAGATGCAAAAGCAATCATAAGATTTTTATTTGGCTGAATAGTAGGATAGTGAACGATAAATGCGCCTTCCTGATAGTTTGTGTTATCGCTGTAAGAATTATATGTAAGGTTAGTATTGTTTGCATTAAGGTTCTGATAGACATTCAAAGTTGAATCACCGTCCTTCAATAACATTAATGTGACAGGATATGTTATATTTGAAAGCGAAAAATATCCGTCAATTAAAGTTGTAGTATAATTATTTTTTGAGGAGTACACTTTAACGCCTCTGAAAGGAAAACCCTTAGCATCGTAAACGTGCCCCTGAATAGTGGTTCCGTTATTATGGATTGTAGTATCGTTAGTCTTAACGACGTTCTGGCATGAAGTGATAGATACAGAATAAAAAGCCGCTGCAATTAATAAAAATCCCGTCGTTAAAAGTGGAAGTATTCGCCTCATTAAAAAGTTAAAGTTTGTTAATATACAAAATGATTGCAATAGATTTAATTCAGAATTATTTTTAGCTATTAATAATCCCTTTCTAAATATTCTTTAGCCCATAGAGCGATTCGCTTACTGGGGTATTTTAATTGAAGGTCTTTTAAATACCGGTTAGTGCCAAGTGTATCTTGCTGCCTGCCGTAATTGAGTATTTTAAAGTAATCAAGAAAAGCATGAACTTGTGAAGCATTAGGGTTCTCCGAAACGTGATATTTAATTTCCTCAGTTAGTTTTTTCAGCGATCCTGTGCTATCGTTTTCTCCCCAATAAGCAGTTATATGCGCGTAGTATAATTTTCTCAAAAAAAATTCATTTTCATAAGGGGAATTCTTATACTCCTCTATTTTTGAATCATAATATTTAATTACGCTGTCCTTTGATATTGTCAAAGAAAATTTACTTCTATCATCAACATCTGCCAGCAATTCATTAAATGCCTTCAAATCAATATTAACAATCTTAAGATTTAAAGTATTATCACTTTTCTTTTCCTGGAAATTAAAACACCGGCTGTAGAAGTGAGCTGATACTTTATAATCGGCAGGAATTAAATAATGTGAATAGGTTTTGTAAGTAGTATCTTCTGAACAAGAGTATACTGATCTTGAAAAATAAATGTATTCATATTTCTCTTCATTTGGTTTAAAAACTGTATACGGTACTTTAAAATAATCAACTATCATATCCCCTGCTCTGTCGGGATTTTTGCAATCCCAGTTTGTATCTTTTACATTTGAATTTAAAATCATAGGAGATTCTAATATTTCCCATTTATTGAAATAAGCAATTGAATCTTTCTCGTCCGAGTTATTTTTAACAAATAGCTTAGCCCAGACAGTCTCTCCATAAACTGCAGTATCTGAACTTAGTTCGATTCTCAATGAAAAATTCTTTAAGTCACAATAGATATAATTCGGGTCATCTGTTTTTGAGGAGTTGCAGGAAAAAAAAGAAGTAATCAAGAGGGCAATAAATATTAATTTTACTGGCTTTTTCATTGAATACTATGTTTTATTAGAAAATATGAAAATGTACCATAAAAATAAATTCCCATTGTCACATTAATGTCACATTTTGTTAAGCACGAAAAACTCTTCAATTTTATTTTTTAATTTTGATGGATTTTTGACGAATTTTCTGAAACTCAGTATTGTTTTTTCAACACTTCTCAATTTGTATCCGTCTTAAAATTCATCATTGATGGAAATCAATTATCTGCTTTTCCTCTCAATTCAAAATAGTATTCAATATATAATTTTTTAATTTCAAATCCCATAAAATGTTCCCTATTAGTAGGAATGGGTTAATATTTAGTAACTCTCAATTTGCAACTGACTCTTTAACTATCATTACCTATTTTGAGTCATGGAAAAATGCTTAAACTGCGGGACTGAACTCGTCGGAAATTTCTGCCACAACTGCGGACAGCAGAAGCTGGCTCCCGGAATTTCAGTAAGAAACAGTTTCGATGAATACTTTTATAAGTCAATATATTGGGAGTCCAGTTTTTCTTATACAGTTAGGGATTTATTCCTTGCTCCCGGCAACTTCGTTCTCAATTTCATTAATGGCAAAAGAAAAGACTACGTTAAACCCGTTGGATTTTTCCTTATGACCGTGGGATTTTTCATTCTTATGTTTCATTTTTTAAGTGAAAATCATTTCAGCTACATGAAGCCGATTTTTATCGGAGAAGATACGAGTGAGATGATTGACTCTAATATTTCCGTAAATGATTTCCGTCAGCTTGAAGTATCAAGGCTGAATTACCTTATGTTCATGCTACCTCCTATTTTAGCGCTTTTTCATACAATTATATTCAGAAATAAAGATGTCGGTTACGGCGAACGCCTGGCTTTTTATCTTTATATCCTCGGCTTCGGCGCGCTCATTTCCGTTATCTTTCTAGGGCTTGCGCTAATAACTCCTGTTATGTGGGAGCTGCGGCTTATCCCTTTAGCTGTTTATTACATCTATGCCATAGTTCAATTTTCAAAAGCAAACATTTTTTCAGGTATCATTAAAGCCTTAATTGTGCTGATTGCCGGAAATGCGGTTTATTATGGAATCGTTACATTATTACTCTGGGGCTACCTGGAGCTTGTGCATTAATTTATTTTTCATTTCAGATTTCAGATTCCAAAGTTACATTATTGTCACATTTTGGTTTCAATATTTTTACTCAATTGATGAATTTTTGACGGATTCTTTGATTCAGGTGTAAAATCAAAGCCTTATTTGTAAAAACTATACACTTGCTTCCCCCTCCTTTACAAGGAGGGGGACTGAGGGGGTGGTTTAAATAGTTACATTATTGTAACATTTTAGTTTCAAAGTTTTCATTCAAATGATGGATTTTTGACGGATTCTTTAATTCCGGCTTAAAATTGAATATATAATAGTAACATTATTGTCACATTTGTTAATACCCCCCCCCCTTAATCCCTCCCGCCTTTGACGGGACAAGCTCTCCTTCTAAAGGAGGGGGGAAAAAACCATGTATTCTTTACAAAGTTTACTAACCTTACTAACTTTACAAACTTTACAAACCCTACAAACTTTCCAAACTTTTAACCACCTCCCCAATATATCCTATTTGAATTTTTTATTCCACAAATTGTTCCCTATTAGTAGGTATGGGTTAAATCTTCGGGCATTTTTTGTAAGTTTTTAAAAATTTTTAAATTAGGTATATTGCCAAAGTGAAACGGTATTGTATCCTTATATTTCTTTTCCTTTTTTCAGTACATTTATCTTGCCTAAAAGCTAATTCGATAACTGAAATTGAAAATCTTGTTTACGGAGGTATCGTAAGCAAATCTTTTCCTGGCGCGCAGCTGTTAATTGGCACTCCGGAAAGAATTTTAATGGAAAAAAATTTCGGAAAATATACTTATGATTCCGATGCCCCTGATGTAACAAGCTCAAGCATCTATGACCTCGCCTCTGTCACGAAAGTTATTGCAACAACATCCGCTATAATGCAATTGTATGATAACGGAAAGCTCAACATCAACGATAACGTATGGCTATACATTCCTGAGTTTGCAAACAACGGAAAAGAAGATATCAAAATAACAAATCTGCTTCTTCATAATTCAGGACTGAAGGCATGGGTTCCATTTTATAAAACGCTTACAACAAAGCAGCAAGTTTTAGATGAGATCTATAACATGACTCCTGATTATAAAACCGGGACTAAATTTGTTTACAGTGATTTGAATGCAGTTCTGCTTGGACTTATTGTAGAAAAAATTTCCGGAATGCCTCTTGATGAATATTGCAGAATAAATATTTTTGAACCGCTCGGAATGAGAAGCACGACTTATCTTCCTAAAAATGAACTGAAGAAACTTGCAGTCCCGACTGAGAACGATACTTACTGGAGAAACAGATTGCTGCAAGGCGAAGTGCACGATGAAACAGCAGCAATGCTGGACGGAGTATCAGGCAATGCTGGACTTTTTTCCAATGCAAAAGACCTCTATTGGTTTATGGTAATGATGCTTGTGAAAGGAAAATACTATAATCCATATAGCAGAGGACTGAAAGAAGAGAAGTTTGCAAGCGCAGATGTTGTAAATTTATTTATAAAAAAATGGGAGACGGCTGCTTATAATAATTCACGCGGACTCGGATGGGACACAAAACCGGAACCGACTTCATACAGAACTCCCTGCGGAGAAAAGTTTTCAGAAAATTCATTCGGACATACAGGCTACACAGGAACAAGCGTATGGGCCGATACTGATAAAAATTTAATAGTAATTTTTTTAACAAACAGAGTCTATCCTTCCCGTGATAATAACGGTATCAGAGAGATAAGACCTGAAATTCATAACATGGCAGTTGAGTTACTTAACGGGAATTAGTCAGCAGCTTTTTTACTTTTTAAAAAATAAATCATAAAATAATATTATAATGTCACACTCAAAATTTAAGAACGAACCGTTCACAGACTTCACGAATAAAAAAAATAAACAGGCTTTTGAAAAGGCTTTAGATAAAGTCACATCAAGATTTGCAAAAGAATATCCGATTGTAATAGGCGGAGAGAAATTATGGACCGATGATAAGATGCATTCAATAAATCCATCAAACGAAGATATGAAGCTCGGAACATTCCAGAAAGCTTCTGCTGAAATGGCAGTGAAGGCAATTGAAACAGCATACGAAACATTCAAGACCTGGAAGAACGTAGCGCCTAAAAAACGCGCTGACTACTTATTCAAAGCAGCAAAATTAATGAGAAAAAGAAAACATGAATTTTCTGCAATGATGGTTTATGAAGTCGGTAAGAACTGGGCAGAAGCAGACGGCGATACAGCAGAGGCAATTGACTTCATGGAATTTTACGCACGCGAAATGTTAAGATGGAGCGGAGACCATCCGTTAGTAAAATTACCCGATGAAAAAAATCATTTAGAATATTTACCGCTTGGTGTAGGCGCAGTTATTCCGCCATGGAATTTCCCGCTTGCAATCTTAGTCGGTATGACAACATCAGCATTTGTAACAGGCAACACCGTTGTATTGAAACCGTCAAGCGACTCCCCTGCCATTGCGCAAATGTTCTTTGAACTTCTTGAAGAAGTAAAGCTTCCTAAAGGAGTTGTAAACTTTGTAACAGGCGGCGGCGGAACTATCGGCGATATAATGGTTCAGCATCACTTAACAAGATTCGTATGCTTCACAGGTTCAATGGAAGTCGGTTTAAGAATTAACGAGCTTGCTGCAAAAGCACAGCCGGGGCAAATATGGATTAAAAGAGTTGTTGCAGAGATGGGCGGCAAAGATTCTATAGTTGTTGATAAAGAATTACATAGCTTCAGCGATGCTGTAAAAGGAACAATCTCAGCAGCGTTTGGATTCCAGGGACAAAAATGTTCAGCATGCTCAAGAGTTATCGTTCACAAGGATATTTACGATAAATTCTGCGATGCATTGGTTGAGCATGTTCAGACTATTAAAGTTGATAACGCAGCAAACAATCCTCCTATGGGACCTGTTATAAACAAACGTTCACAGGATAATTGTTTAAGATACATCAATAAAGCAATTGAAGAAGGCGGAAAAGTTATTGCCGGCGGAAATAAAATTGAAGGTAAAGGATATTTTGTTGAGCCTACAATTATTAAAGACGTTGAAAGAAATGCAACGATTTCACAGGAAGAAATTTTCGGACCTGTACTTGCAGTTCTTAAAGCAAATGATTTTGATGATGCAATTGATATTGCAAACAATACAATGTTTGGATTGACTGGAGCTATTTACACAAAAAATAAAAAGAGATTACATAAAGGCGCAAAGGAATTCTTTGCAGGTAACTTATACCTCAACAGAAAATGCACAGGCGCATTAGTCGGTGTGCATCCTTTCGGCGGATTTAATATGAGCGGTACGGATTCAAAAGCAGGCGGAAGAGATTATTTAGGCTTATTCATGCAGGCAAAGCTTACAAGCGAAAAGAAAATTAAGAAATAAATTTCTTTATATAATTTCTTAAAATAAATTTCTTTACATAAAATTTTTTATAATGAACAGAGTTAAATTTATTCTTTCAGTATTAGTTTGCATAGTTTTATTAAGCTGCTCAAAGGTACAGGAGAAAGTTGAACAGAAGGTTAATGAAAAAATTGACCAGAAGATAG from Bacteroidota bacterium carries:
- a CDS encoding HigA family addiction module antidote protein, giving the protein MRKLKNIHPGEILKEEFLLPLEITAYKLSKDIAIPQTRISEIIKGKRGISADTALRLSKYFGNSAKFWLGLQKDFDLEE
- a CDS encoding T9SS type A sorting domain-containing protein; its protein translation is MDTKSLSLFIFLFLFVSGSFAQFTPEWTAAFSRPDESTTDIVFSKIDNASNVYVACDAYYQNQGSDFVLIKYNSVGTELWKVHYNNPSNTDDLVYAMGMDNSGNIVITGDGGEDMLTVKYNPDGILQWANLYRTPLSSRSISNTVSCDDSGNIFIGGTSTITSGNNRDMVIVKYNSSGILQWSKTFDGPWHSADQTMKLLTDNSGNVYVCGSTVDSNWNSNLTLLKYNTNGDLQWSAIYQNIESPDNDVTNMLIDNNGYIFVTGYSLGTNGGARGIILKYNSQGVLQWKASPPSNVLPNSVFDLVTDNSGNIYTTGAITADGTNTQYYTAKYNSQGIFQWGKSYSMTDGLNKAWKICIDALSNVYVTGLSKGINTETDFATIKYSPSGVQLWAARYKGDNTSKSFGSAINLDNADNVYVSGFSQVSDIYNKVITIKYSQTSGVVNTSSNVPSQYSLGQNYPNPFNPNTKINFSLPKSSFVSLKVFDLSGKEVSGLINENLSAGTYQADFNGANLTSGIYFYTLKTENFSETKKMILIK
- a CDS encoding DUF3667 domain-containing protein is translated as MEKCLNCGTELVGNFCHNCGQQKLAPGISVRNSFDEYFYKSIYWESSFSYTVRDLFLAPGNFVLNFINGKRKDYVKPVGFFLMTVGFFILMFHFLSENHFSYMKPIFIGEDTSEMIDSNISVNDFRQLEVSRLNYLMFMLPPILALFHTIIFRNKDVGYGERLAFYLYILGFGALISVIFLGLALITPVMWELRLIPLAVYYIYAIVQFSKANIFSGIIKALIVLIAGNAVYYGIVTLLLWGYLELVH
- a CDS encoding serine hydrolase; translation: MKRYCILIFLFLFSVHLSCLKANSITEIENLVYGGIVSKSFPGAQLLIGTPERILMEKNFGKYTYDSDAPDVTSSSIYDLASVTKVIATTSAIMQLYDNGKLNINDNVWLYIPEFANNGKEDIKITNLLLHNSGLKAWVPFYKTLTTKQQVLDEIYNMTPDYKTGTKFVYSDLNAVLLGLIVEKISGMPLDEYCRINIFEPLGMRSTTYLPKNELKKLAVPTENDTYWRNRLLQGEVHDETAAMLDGVSGNAGLFSNAKDLYWFMVMMLVKGKYYNPYSRGLKEEKFASADVVNLFIKKWETAAYNNSRGLGWDTKPEPTSYRTPCGEKFSENSFGHTGYTGTSVWADTDKNLIVIFLTNRVYPSRDNNGIREIRPEIHNMAVELLNGN
- the pruA gene encoding L-glutamate gamma-semialdehyde dehydrogenase, with the protein product MSHSKFKNEPFTDFTNKKNKQAFEKALDKVTSRFAKEYPIVIGGEKLWTDDKMHSINPSNEDMKLGTFQKASAEMAVKAIETAYETFKTWKNVAPKKRADYLFKAAKLMRKRKHEFSAMMVYEVGKNWAEADGDTAEAIDFMEFYAREMLRWSGDHPLVKLPDEKNHLEYLPLGVGAVIPPWNFPLAILVGMTTSAFVTGNTVVLKPSSDSPAIAQMFFELLEEVKLPKGVVNFVTGGGGTIGDIMVQHHLTRFVCFTGSMEVGLRINELAAKAQPGQIWIKRVVAEMGGKDSIVVDKELHSFSDAVKGTISAAFGFQGQKCSACSRVIVHKDIYDKFCDALVEHVQTIKVDNAANNPPMGPVINKRSQDNCLRYINKAIEEGGKVIAGGNKIEGKGYFVEPTIIKDVERNATISQEEIFGPVLAVLKANDFDDAIDIANNTMFGLTGAIYTKNKKRLHKGAKEFFAGNLYLNRKCTGALVGVHPFGGFNMSGTDSKAGGRDYLGLFMQAKLTSEKKIKK